The Halichondria panicea chromosome 14, odHalPani1.1, whole genome shotgun sequence genome contains a region encoding:
- the LOC135348056 gene encoding rho GTPase-activating protein 12-like has translation MAVRAMYNYTYEYEGCKISFKKDEEFQLLAKSNKDWWQVRRWSGEGCAQDIYVPAVYVKEVKSEPKKRENLYQNISDVRKQITHLSTQEKSNGDLGSKSTAPTVLPKVVANNPSEPVISPSHKRPPLVAKRSFDKFSEERPNHVDLSKTAPLSVLERLSRQSSYRKAAEIPPAPSTSSKPRSKSTANDLNSPKDLPSPQESGPVFKIPPPTKPKGQKPVRERPQSMVVTSPTNESPPELAEPQVRVNAVASALEAAFAARQLSKESDGVLRSSSGPRHRPVHTETSKPADIPAKSLNLHKTPSPKSEVSNLSSMSNGTEERSSPVSPSLPPDWTEHKTSSSHLYYYNTSTGQSSWTRPSETADSTAENTKSQLEKRPPRGWTRQINPITSTPIYTNSRTGERWSVASDGAGNFYYYNMTNPSLTVGELPAVAEAPVTESAHATPTRAPFPQENIYDTLAPIAGEPENQPRAPVEEIKPMPPAPVFPVASHLGVFANSLSGSMNKHGYVHRKKVHDSQGKKCKSNWQKLYVMLQSPELLFYSDHKSRELSGAKPLSTFSLLHATIRPCAKEKDKKKNAFQVSSPFGEQFLLQADSMPIMNNWYTTIQATIDSTNQEYKDHPERFKDSLPEDDGEHSPKLKKGRRALGRSTSNAEELVDDENDPMFMDDITPEDKSVRVRTRLKKLMAKRPHAEQLRKKGILEDPVFGCELETLCEREGSNVPRFLVRFMEHIEKEGLDVVGIYRLSGNAASVTKLRYQVDQGEDNLIHLDDQEWADINIVTGCLKLYLRELPDPIIPFRMFRSFIDSARASSQAERVQNIVARVMDLPKPNYCTLKALIQHFKKVVEHGHVNKMQASNVAIVFGPTLMRAEMDSMEMAILMPVQNGIVEIMINNYESVFRK, from the exons ATGGCAGTCCGGGCCATGTACAACTACACATACGAGTATGAGGGCTGTAAAATATCCTTCAAGAAAGACGAGGAGTTCCAGCTGTTGGCAAAATCCAATAAAGATTGGTGGCAAGTAAGACGATGGAGCGGTGAGGGGTGTGCTCAAGACATCTACGTGCCTGCCGTTTACGTCAAAGAGGTCAAGAGTGAACCTAAGAAGAGGGAGAATCTCTATCAAAACATTTCAGATGTCCGTAAACAAATTACGCACCTTTCCACTCAGGAAAAGTCCAATGGTGATCTGGGAAGTAAAAGTACGGCTCCCACAGTTTTACCCAAGGTTGTTGCCAATAATCCATCTGAGCCTGTTATATCCCCCTCGCATAAAAGACCACCTCTGGTTGCTAAGAGATCATTCGATAAGTTTTCGGAAGAAAGACCTAACCACGTAGATTTGAGTAAAACTGCACCTTTGTCTGTTCTCGAACGATTGAGTCGTCAATCCTCATACAGAAAGGCAGCAGAAATACCTCCAGCACCATCTACTAGCTCTAAACCGAGAAGTAAAAGCACAGCTAATGATCTAAATTCACCTAAAGATTTGCCTTCACCACAAGAAAGCGGCCCTGTCTTTAAAATCCCTCCTCCCACAAAACCGAAAGGTCAAAAACCCGTCCGAGAACGCCCTCAATCAATGGTTGTGACAAGTCCTACAAACGAATCGCCACCTGAGCTAGCAGAGCCTCAAGTGAGAGTGAATGCTGTTGCTTCTGCGTTAGAAGCTGCCTTTGCTGCTCGACAATTGAGCAAAGAGTCGGATGGTGTATTGCGTAGTTCTTCAGGACCCAGGCATCGTCCTGTGCATACGGAGACGAGCAAACCGGCAGACATCCCAGCTAAATCTCTCAATCTACACAAGACGCCATCACCAAAGTCTGAGGTGTCCAATCTATCTTCCATG tctAACGGAACGGAGGAGCGCTCCTCACCGGTGTCACCCTCCCTGCCACCTGATTGGACGGAGCACAAGACGAGCAGTAGCCACCTCTACTATTACAATACCTCCACGGGTCAGTCTTCATGGACACGCCCATCTGAGACTGCTGACAGCACAGCAGAGAATACCAAATCACAGTTGGAG AAGCGTCCTCCTCGTGGGTGGACTCGTCAAATCAACCCGATTACAAGTACACCCATTTACACCAACTCCCGGACTGGTGAGAGGTGGTCAGTAGCCAGCGATGGAGCAGGCAACTTCTATTACTACAATATGACTAACCCCTCCCTCACTGTGGGGGAGCTGCCTGCTGTGGCAGAG GCTCCTGTCACTGAAAGTGCTCATGCCACACCCACTAGAGCCCCTTTCCCTCAGGAAAACATTTACGACACCCTAGCCCCTATCGCCGGGGAACCAGAG AATCAACCTCGTGCCCCTGTGGAAGAGATCAAGCCGATGCCTCCAGCTCCTGTTTTCCCAGTAGCCTCTCATCTCGGAGTGTTTGCCAACTCTCTCTCAGGCTCAATg AACAAGCATGGCTATGTACACAGAAAGAAGGTGCATGACTCACAGGGAAAAAA GTGTAAGAGCAATTGGCAGAAGTTGTACGTGATGCTACAGAGCCCTGAGTTGTTGTTCTATTCTGACCACAAGTCCAGGGAGTTATCAGGAGCAAAACCCTTGTCCACATTCTCCCTCCTTCATGCTACCATCCGCCCCTGCGCCAaggaaaaagacaagaaaaagaATGCCTTTCAG gtGAGCTCACCGTTTGGAGAGCAGTTCTTGCTACAAGCCGACTCTATGCCCATCATGAACAACTGGTACACTACCATCCAAGCCACCATAGACAGTACT AATCAGGAGTACAAAGATCATCCTGAGCGGTTCAAGGACTCCCTGCCAGAGGACGACGGGGAGCACTCTCCCAAACTCAAGAAGGGCAGAAGAGCTTTAGGCAGGTCCACCAGTAATGCAG AAGAGCTTGTTGATGATGAGAATGACCCAATGTTCATGGATGATATTACCCCAGAAGACAAATCAG TTCGTGTGCGCACGCGGCTAAAGAAACTGATGGCCAAGAGGCCACATGCTGAACAGCTCAGAAAGAAAGGAATTCTCGAGG ACCCAGTGTTTGGATGTGAGCTGGAGACGCTGTGTGAGCGAGAGGGGAGCAATGTCCCACGGTTCCTGGTCCGGTTCATGGAGCACATTGAAAAGGAGGGCCTTGATGTTGTCGGTATATACAGACTCTCCGGGAACGCTGCCTCGGTCACCAAACTCAGATACCAAGTCGATCAAG GAGAGGACAATCTCATCCACCTGGACGATCAGGAGTGGGCTGACATAAACATTGTGACCGGGTGTCTCAAACTCTATCTCAGAGAGTTGCCTGATCCTATCATTCCCTTCAGAATGTTCAGGAGCTTCATAGACTCTGCAA GAGCATCGTCTCAAGCAGAGCGAGTACAGAATATTGTAGCAAGAGTGATGGACTTACCAAAACCCAACTACTGCACACTAAAGGCACTGATACAACACTTTAAAAA agtggtggagcaTGGACATGTCAACAAGATGCAGGCTTCCAATGTAGCCATAGTATTCGGACCGACATTAATGAGAGCAGAAATGGACTCAATGGAAATGGCCATACTAATGCCAGTACAGAATGGAATTGTTGAGATAATGATTAACAATTATGAGTCTGTTTTTCGGAAGTAA
- the LOC135348084 gene encoding proteasome subunit beta type-3-like, with protein MSIMEYNGAAIVAMIGKDCVAIAADKRLGVQAQTVSFNFKKIFQMNDKLFVGLPGLATDVQTVANKLKFSLNMYQLRENRQMKPRTFMHMVSNTLYTRRFGPYFVEPIVAGLDPLTNEPYIATMDLIGCPMETKDFVVGGTCTEQLYGMCESLWNPDLEPDDLFETISQSLLNAVDRDALSGWGAVVHIIEKDKVTTRDLKARMD; from the exons ATG TCTATCATGGAGTACAATGGGGCGGCCATAGTGGCCATGATAGGAAAGGATTGCGTTGCCATAGCAGCGGACAAGAGGCTCGGTGTACAAGCTCAAACTGTGTCCTTCAACTTCAAGAAGATCTTTCAGATGAACGACAAACTATTTGTTGGGCTGCCAGGCCTGGCTACTGATGTACAGACAGT GGCAAACAAATTGAAGTTCAGCCTGAACATGTACCAGTTGAGGGAGAATCGTCAGATGAAACCAAGGACCTTCATGCACATGGTCTCCAACACACTTTATACCAGACG GTTTGGGCCTTACTTTGTGGAGCCAATAGTGGCTGGTCTGGACCCTCTCACAAACGAGCCGTACATAGCTACAATGGATCTGATTGGTTGTCCCATGGAGACCAAAGACTTTGTGGTGGGAGGGACGTGCACTGAGCAGCTGTATGGTATGTGTGAGTCACTGTGGAACCCAGACCTG GAGCCTGATGACTTGTTTGAGACCATCTCCCAGTCTCTCCTCAATGCAGTAGACAGGGACGCACTAAGTGGATGGGGGGCAGTTGTCCATATTAT AGAGAAAGACAAAGTAACAACAAGGGATCTGAAAGCTAGAATGGACTGA
- the LOC135348080 gene encoding proteasome activator complex subunit 3-like isoform X2, producing MEYYEVFHNIEENEEVEKLVVEVFPRQMVELGQLLETERFNVTDLSVFHSDLRIPSPADINGSPPDNPPAKRKRTVSDTLNDTATPVGTKQAPLFKGYVPSNPKLVEIVDCLKPKIIDTMNRCNTIKVWIQLRIPKIEDGNNFGVSIQEDILAEVSKAEADSAKFMEQISRYFSVRAKLVSKAAKYPHLDDYRRGINEYDEKVFLSFKIMLMELRNIYAILYDVIIKNFEKIKQPRSSHANSLY from the exons ATGGAGTATTATGAAGTATTTCACAACATTGAGGAGAATGAAGAG GTAGAGAAGCTTGTAGTTGAAGTCTTTCCTAGACAGATGGTGGAACTCGGCCAGCTCTTAGAG ACTGAGAGGTTCAATGTGACTGATCTGTCAGTCTTCCATTCTGATCTGAGAATACCCTCACCTGCTGACATCAACGGATCACCACCAGATAAT CCGCCAGCGAAAAGAAAACGAACAGTCTCAGACACCTTGAATGATACTGCAACACCAGTAG GAACCAAGCAAGCACCTCTATTCAAAGGGTATGTCCCTTCCAATCCA AAACTTGTGGAGATTGTCGACTGCCTGAAGCCGAAAATTATTGATACGATGAACAGATGCAACACA ATTAAAGTATGGATTCAATTGAGAATACCTAAAATCGAGGATGGCAACAACTTTGGTGTTAGTATTCAG GAGGACATCCTTGCTGAAGTTAGTAAGGCAGAAGCAGATTCAGCCAAGTTCATGGAACAGATTTCTAG ATACTTCAGTGTTAGAGCAAAACTTGTCTCAAAAGCTGCCAAGTACCCACATTTG GATGACTATCGTCGAGGGATCAATGAGTACGACGAGAAAGTGTTCCTAAGTTTCAAGATAATGTTGATGGAATTGAGGAACATTTAT GCTATTCTCTATGATGTCATAATCAAGAACTTTGAAAAGATCAAGCAGCCACGCAGCTCCCACGCCAACTCTCTCTACTGA
- the LOC135348080 gene encoding proteasome activator complex subunit 3-like isoform X1 produces the protein MEYYEVFHNIEENEEIKKYKQDLTKQVEKLVVEVFPRQMVELGQLLETERFNVTDLSVFHSDLRIPSPADINGSPPDNPPAKRKRTVSDTLNDTATPVGTKQAPLFKGYVPSNPKLVEIVDCLKPKIIDTMNRCNTIKVWIQLRIPKIEDGNNFGVSIQEDILAEVSKAEADSAKFMEQISRYFSVRAKLVSKAAKYPHLDDYRRGINEYDEKVFLSFKIMLMELRNIYAILYDVIIKNFEKIKQPRSSHANSLY, from the exons ATGGAGTATTATGAAGTATTTCACAACATTGAGGAGAATGAAGAG ATAAAAAAGTACAAGCAAGATCTTACCAAACAG GTAGAGAAGCTTGTAGTTGAAGTCTTTCCTAGACAGATGGTGGAACTCGGCCAGCTCTTAGAG ACTGAGAGGTTCAATGTGACTGATCTGTCAGTCTTCCATTCTGATCTGAGAATACCCTCACCTGCTGACATCAACGGATCACCACCAGATAAT CCGCCAGCGAAAAGAAAACGAACAGTCTCAGACACCTTGAATGATACTGCAACACCAGTAG GAACCAAGCAAGCACCTCTATTCAAAGGGTATGTCCCTTCCAATCCA AAACTTGTGGAGATTGTCGACTGCCTGAAGCCGAAAATTATTGATACGATGAACAGATGCAACACA ATTAAAGTATGGATTCAATTGAGAATACCTAAAATCGAGGATGGCAACAACTTTGGTGTTAGTATTCAG GAGGACATCCTTGCTGAAGTTAGTAAGGCAGAAGCAGATTCAGCCAAGTTCATGGAACAGATTTCTAG ATACTTCAGTGTTAGAGCAAAACTTGTCTCAAAAGCTGCCAAGTACCCACATTTG GATGACTATCGTCGAGGGATCAATGAGTACGACGAGAAAGTGTTCCTAAGTTTCAAGATAATGTTGATGGAATTGAGGAACATTTAT GCTATTCTCTATGATGTCATAATCAAGAACTTTGAAAAGATCAAGCAGCCACGCAGCTCCCACGCCAACTCTCTCTACTGA